CTATTTGCAGGAGATAAGGTGCTTGTAAATGTTTATGTCGCCATGAGTGCGAAAAATGCACCAAAAGAGGCTGATAAATTTATAGAATTTCTAAAAAGTGATGAAGCGCAAGAAATTTTTCAAAACTACGGCAAAAAAGAATTTGGTGTGGCGCTTTACGAAGATGCCTCTTACGCACAAAAATACTTCATTCCTTAAAACTAAACAGTGGCAAACTAGCCCCTTTTCATCTTAAAATTTATAAAAAAACGCAACGATCTGCTCTGCTAGACGCTGTTTAAAAAACGGCCAAATATAACTTGGCGAGTAAGTCGAACCGCCATGCGATAGCGTTATCATCGTGCTTTTATCACCATCCTTACTCTTAATCAGCACACTTGCATTTAAAACATATATATAGCTATTTGTGTAGAAGTCATCATCATGATATCCAAGCGGAAAGCCTAAACCAAATGCACCAAAAGGCCTTCGTCCAAAGCCATATCCCATGTAAAATCTAGCCCTATTTTCATCTCTTTTTGTAAATCTATCAAAGCTTTGAACATCGCCGATCACAACATAATCAGCCGTTTTCGCCTCACTACTTACTCTAAAACCGCGTTTTATAAACTCCGTAGCGATATCTGAGTTTACGCTCATATCGCCGCTTGTGCTATTTTTAAAATTTATAAACACACTTTGGTTGTTATCGCTTGTTTGGATAAATAACGCTTCGCTCGTTTTAGAAGAAATTTTAGGAGTGGCGCTTGAGGCGCATCCAAAAAACATAAATGCCACAAATAAAACGGATAAAATTTTAAATTTCATTTTCTTCTCCTTGAAATTTGCCTATTTTAGCACAAAAAATCAAACTGTAAAGCAAAGGATTTGTTTTTATAAAACCGTTTTATATTATATTAAAGAGCAAGGTTATATAATTACTTCTATAATAATTATCACTTTTATAGTGTGCAGGGGTATTTTTATGAATTTAGACGAAGTAGCGACAAGGCAAACATATAAAATAGTATCCATAAATGCCAACGGAAAGTTGATGCAAAAACTTCTTGACATGGGATTTGTTATAGGAGCGCAAATAGAAGTTATAAGAGAAGCTCCACTATCAGACCCGATGGAGATAAAAATACACAGCTATCTTATCTCGCTTAGAAAGAGTGAAGCAATGCTTATCAAGGTTGAACAATGTCTATAAAAGTAGCTCTTGCAGGTCAACCAAACTGTGGCAAATCAACGATATTTAACATGGTAAGCGGCATACGCCAGCATATCGCAAACTATCCAGGTGTTACGGTAGATAAAAAGTCGGGGTATTTTAGCGTAGGTGATATCGACATCGAGATGGTTGATCTTCCAGGCACTTACTCTTTTAGTTCATACTCTCTTGAAGAAAAAGTTGCAAAAGAATTTATTATAAACGAAAGTCCCGACATCATCCTAAACATAGTCGATGCGTCAAATTTAAAGAGAAATTTATATCTTACCTTTCAACTTCTTGAGGTTGGGGTGCCGGTTGTCATAGTCTTAAACATGAGCGATGTGGCAAATCGTCGCGGCATAATCATCGATGCTAAAAAAATGAGTGAATTTTTAGGTTGTCCCGTGATAGAGGCAAGCGCCGCAAAGGGGCAAGGTAAAGATGAGATACTAGAAATTTTAAGAAAGACAAGTGAATTAAAAGAAAATTATCAAGAATTTCGCGCCAACTACGACGAGCTTGAAGAGTATATCTTAGAGCTTGAAAATGAAGTAAATTTAGAAGATAAAACAGCCATTAGCAAAAGATGGCTTTGCATAAAGGCACTTGAAAAAGACCAAGCCATACTTGAAATACTAAAATCCACACACAAAGATATAAATTCAAAAATAACCGCCTTAAGAGAGAAATTTAACTCCAAACTTGGTAAGAATATCGAGACTTTTTTGGCATCATTTAGATATGAAAACGCTGATATTATATTTAACGAATGCGTGAGTGAAACCAAAAAAGGCGAACTAACTACGACAGATAAAGCCGACAAGATCATCTTAAACAAATGGCTAAGTTTTCCTATCTTATTTTTGATAATCTTCATCACATACGAGCTAAGCATCGTCTTTGGCTATCATCTTACAAACTATACCTGGCCTGTGCTTGCGGCTATTAAAAATTTCATAATAGATATATCTCCATCGGCTGATATCGCACGTATCCCTTTAATAACCGATATGGCAGTTTGGCTTGCAAATTCTACGATAGCGCTCTTAAACTATCTGCCGATATTTTTTATACTTTTTGCATTAATCGCCATAATGGAAGACGTCGGTTACATGCCTAGAATGGCGTTTATCTTAGATAAGTTGTTTAGAAAATTCGGTCTTCACGGGCAAAGCACGCTACCATTGGTGCTTGGTGGAGCATTTGTAGGAGGTTGTGCGGTACCTGGAGTAATGAGCACAAAAGGTATATCAGACGATAGAGCCAGGATGGCAACCATCCTTACTGTTCCTTTAATGAACTGTCTTGCTAAAGTGCCGTTTTACACCTTGCTTCTTGGAGCGTTTTTCCCGACACAAATGAGCATAATGCTCTTTTATATATCTACAGTTACCGTTCTAGCAGCACTTTTGATAGCCAAGCTCTTAACCTCAACCGTTTTAAGAACAAGAGAGACAGCGCCATTTGTTATGGAGCTGCCGCCATATCATATGCCGACCTTTAAAGGTGTGATACTAAGATCTTGTGAGCGTGTTTGGATATATATAAAAAAGGTCTGTACTATCGTTGTTGCCGTAGCCGTGATACTTTTTGTCCTTTTACAATTTCCTGGACTTTCTAAAGAAAAGCAAGAACACTACACAAACGAAGAGCAAGTGCTACTTGCGAGCTTTGATAAAGTCGTTAAAAAATCAAGCTACTACTCGTTGGTTGATAGCAGAGAAGAGGTGGCTTCGCTTTTAAATTTCTATGACGGATACCGAGCCAAAAAGATGAGCGGTAGTAAAGGCGTAGACGAGAAATACCAAGAGGATAATCCGGAATTCTATAAATTTCTAGTTCCTAAAAACGATAAAGACGCAAAGCTTATAAACGGAGCTCTTAGAAAGCTATCAACCGGAAGAAATAAAATTTTAAGAGAGCAAAAAAACGACAAGATAGAAAGCTCGTTACTTGGCATGGCTGGTCGTGCACTTGAGCCTATATCACAGTTTGCGGGATTCGACTGGAAGATAAACGTAGCCTTTTTAAGCTCATTTGCAGCACGCGAATCAGCAGTCGCAACGCTTGGAAGTATATATGAGTCAAACAAAGACTCAAGCTCAATAGCAACCGTAAGTGACGATAGCAATACAACCAGCTCAACGATAGCCGATGAAAGCAGCTTAAGACCTGAAGAAATGATGGCTAAAAACAGCGGTTACACACCGCTTCATGCGGCTTCTATCATTATCTTTATGCTTTTAACGCCTCCTTGTATCGCAACCATGATTGTGGTTAAAATGCAAACAAACAGCTGGGCATGGATGTGTTTTGGGATATTCTTCCCGTTTGGCCTAGCTCTAGCCGTAGCCTCGCTCTTTTTTACCGTTTCAAGCATATTTGGCATTAGTGGTTTAGAGGCGATTAGCTGGTATTATTTCACGCTTTTATTTGCAGTTTTAGTGCTTTGGTTTTTACCTGAAAAGAGGAAAAACTGGAGTGGCGGCATAGTAAAAAATAGATAATAAATTTTAAAAAGGAGAGAGAATGAAAAAACTTTTATTTTCATCATTTTTAGTTGCTCTTATGAGCCAAGCAGCCCTTGCACATACGGCTCTTATGAGTTGTTTTGACAACGGAGACGGCACCATCACTTGCGAGGGTGGTTTTAGCGACGGCTCAAGCGCGGCTGGAGTTGAATTTAAAGCTATTCAAGGCGATAAAGTAGTTGCAGAGGGCAAATTTGATAAAGATAGTGCTTTTACTTTTAAAAAACCAGAGGGCGAGTATAAGGCTAGAATGTTTGCCGGCGAGGGTCACGAGGTTGTTATAAATTCAAAAGACATAGCAGAGTAAATTTCAAATCAATTCATCAAAAGGATAAAAATGAAAAAAATTCTTACTTCTTCGGTAGTTGCGGGGTTATTGGCTAGTTCGGCATTTGCGCACTTTCAAATGCTTTACACTCCAGAGTCGGCTCTTGAAAAAGGTACAAATTTAAATTTGAAATTAGTTTTCACTCATCCATTTGCAGATGAACACACCATGGATATGGGTCTTCAAGAAGATAAAAGCAGAGCTAATGTAGTTGACTTTTATGTAGTCCATAAAGAGAAAAAAACCGACCTAAAAGACAAATTAAAAGAGATAAAATTTAAAGGTAGCCACAACGAAGGTATAGGTTATGAGGCGGCTTACCAGGCAAGAGGCATGGGAGACCATGTGTTTGCGCTAACTCCTGCACCGTATTTTGAAGCCAACGAGGGCTCTTACATACAACAAATTACAAAAGCGGTAGTAAACGTTGCAGGACTTCCTACCAACTGGGATGCAGAACTAGGTCTAAAAGCCGAGATCGTGCCTTTAACAAAACCTTACTCTATCTGGGCTGGAAGCACTTTTACAGGTATCGTTAAGTCAGAGGGCAAGCCTGTTCCTTTTGCAGAAATAGAAGTTGAATACCTAAACCACGATATAGACGTTAAGAAAAACATGACAAACAAGACTGCAAACGTAGAAGCTCCTCAAGATAGCTTTGTAACACTTGGTATCAAAGCCGACGCTAACGGGGTGTTTACATTTGGTATCCCGAAAGCCGGTTGGTGGGGATTTGCAGCGCTTGGAGTAGGTCCTGATAACGAGTATAAAGGCAAAGAATTAAGCCAAGATGCTGTTATTTGGGTTCAAGCCAAGGATATGAAGTAAAATTTATCGGGCGAGCTTTCTCGTCCGAATTTAACCAAAAGGACAA
This is a stretch of genomic DNA from Campylobacter sp. RM6914. It encodes these proteins:
- the traT gene encoding complement resistance protein TraT, with the protein product MKFKILSVLFVAFMFFGCASSATPKISSKTSEALFIQTSDNNQSVFINFKNSTSGDMSVNSDIATEFIKRGFRVSSEAKTADYVVIGDVQSFDRFTKRDENRARFYMGYGFGRRPFGAFGLGFPLGYHDDDFYTNSYIYVLNASVLIKSKDGDKSTMITLSHGGSTYSPSYIWPFFKQRLAEQIVAFFYKF
- a CDS encoding FeoA family protein, producing MNLDEVATRQTYKIVSINANGKLMQKLLDMGFVIGAQIEVIREAPLSDPMEIKIHSYLISLRKSEAMLIKVEQCL
- the feoB gene encoding ferrous iron transport protein B gives rise to the protein MSIKVALAGQPNCGKSTIFNMVSGIRQHIANYPGVTVDKKSGYFSVGDIDIEMVDLPGTYSFSSYSLEEKVAKEFIINESPDIILNIVDASNLKRNLYLTFQLLEVGVPVVIVLNMSDVANRRGIIIDAKKMSEFLGCPVIEASAAKGQGKDEILEILRKTSELKENYQEFRANYDELEEYILELENEVNLEDKTAISKRWLCIKALEKDQAILEILKSTHKDINSKITALREKFNSKLGKNIETFLASFRYENADIIFNECVSETKKGELTTTDKADKIILNKWLSFPILFLIIFITYELSIVFGYHLTNYTWPVLAAIKNFIIDISPSADIARIPLITDMAVWLANSTIALLNYLPIFFILFALIAIMEDVGYMPRMAFILDKLFRKFGLHGQSTLPLVLGGAFVGGCAVPGVMSTKGISDDRARMATILTVPLMNCLAKVPFYTLLLGAFFPTQMSIMLFYISTVTVLAALLIAKLLTSTVLRTRETAPFVMELPPYHMPTFKGVILRSCERVWIYIKKVCTIVVAVAVILFVLLQFPGLSKEKQEHYTNEEQVLLASFDKVVKKSSYYSLVDSREEVASLLNFYDGYRAKKMSGSKGVDEKYQEDNPEFYKFLVPKNDKDAKLINGALRKLSTGRNKILREQKNDKIESSLLGMAGRALEPISQFAGFDWKINVAFLSSFAARESAVATLGSIYESNKDSSSIATVSDDSNTTSSTIADESSLRPEEMMAKNSGYTPLHAASIIIFMLLTPPCIATMIVVKMQTNSWAWMCFGIFFPFGLALAVASLFFTVSSIFGISGLEAISWYYFTLLFAVLVLWFLPEKRKNWSGGIVKNR
- a CDS encoding DUF4198 domain-containing protein translates to MKKILTSSVVAGLLASSAFAHFQMLYTPESALEKGTNLNLKLVFTHPFADEHTMDMGLQEDKSRANVVDFYVVHKEKKTDLKDKLKEIKFKGSHNEGIGYEAAYQARGMGDHVFALTPAPYFEANEGSYIQQITKAVVNVAGLPTNWDAELGLKAEIVPLTKPYSIWAGSTFTGIVKSEGKPVPFAEIEVEYLNHDIDVKKNMTNKTANVEAPQDSFVTLGIKADANGVFTFGIPKAGWWGFAALGVGPDNEYKGKELSQDAVIWVQAKDMK